A genomic segment from Neobacillus sp. YX16 encodes:
- a CDS encoding Lrp/AsnC family transcriptional regulator, whose protein sequence is MRLSGEELEVLSILEENHRISVADIALMVNLSVEDVTAVIKKLEDEKIIVSYPALIDWSKVAGKENIVAMIDVKVTPKRGVGFDEVAERIYRFPEVTSLYLMSGAYDLSITIEGKTMGEIASFVSEKLSTIDNVISTTTHFMLKKYKHDGVIFGESNDKDHRMVVSP, encoded by the coding sequence ATGAGGTTGTCTGGTGAGGAGTTAGAGGTACTATCGATTCTCGAGGAGAATCATCGGATTTCTGTAGCTGATATTGCGTTGATGGTGAATTTGAGTGTGGAGGATGTTACGGCGGTCATTAAGAAGTTAGAGGATGAGAAGATCATTGTGAGTTATCCGGCTTTGATTGATTGGAGTAAGGTGGCTGGCAAGGAAAACATTGTTGCGATGATTGATGTTAAGGTGACACCTAAACGAGGGGTTGGTTTCGATGAAGTAGCGGAAAGAATTTACCGCTTTCCTGAGGTGACCTCTCTCTATCTTATGTCCGGAGCCTATGATTTATCGATAACCATTGAAGGAAAAACAATGGGTGAAATCGCTAGCTTTGTATCCGAAAAGCTGTCAACGATCGATAATGTTATTTCTACCACCACGCATTTCATGTTGAAAAAATACAAACATGATGGCGTCATCTTTGGCGAAAGCAATGACAAAGACCACCGGATGGTGGTATCACCATGA
- a CDS encoding VanZ family protein gives MRSFVIFVWCVAILTFTCTASFHDLIHFGVLSFQWDNQPMFSEFLSPFPSNISQSLIIQKLGHIVAFHILTLLVLMKLRSIPIILIMTASFAALTEFLQLYFSRGGRLFDIGIDLIGILAALGLAALFKSKQSKQINLDN, from the coding sequence TTGCGAAGTTTTGTTATTTTCGTATGGTGTGTGGCCATTTTAACCTTTACTTGTACCGCCAGCTTTCATGATTTAATCCACTTTGGTGTGCTAAGTTTTCAATGGGATAATCAGCCAATGTTTTCTGAATTCCTTTCCCCATTCCCTTCTAACATTAGTCAAAGCTTGATAATTCAAAAACTCGGTCATATAGTAGCTTTTCATATTCTTACTTTACTAGTATTGATGAAATTGAGATCGATACCCATCATTCTGATTATGACTGCCTCCTTTGCCGCTCTAACTGAATTTCTTCAATTATATTTTAGCCGTGGCGGCAGATTGTTTGATATAGGAATTGATCTTATCGGTATCTTGGCTGCTTTAGGGCTGGCAGCACTCTTCAAATCAAAACAATCCAAACAAATCAATTTAGATAATTAA
- a CDS encoding GNAT family N-acetyltransferase, giving the protein MKVVALEKDRVHDFVAYCKKHRMELDDSYLYDFELRDFQVSGEAPTYILTNHQGEILGAVSLVMDEYHKLGKRARFRIIHSEIEDILCYQQLLQAVLKHTTDLDKVFLFIPVTNKVLIEMIEGLKFSLERYAFVLLREDLNVPEIKLPEGYELRSFQRGLDEENWSKVRNAAFATLKGSETPITTEGVTKLLNDDDYLEGGMMLLFHQGKPVGVIRGADDEYENDPIMNIGPVAVTPEYQGRGLGRILLRAALQFAKEKGYKRTILSVNGENERAQALYIQEGFKQIEAVVCYQYFL; this is encoded by the coding sequence ATGAAGGTTGTAGCGTTAGAAAAAGATAGGGTTCATGACTTTGTAGCTTATTGTAAGAAGCATCGGATGGAGTTAGATGACTCTTATTTGTATGATTTTGAATTACGAGATTTTCAGGTTAGTGGGGAAGCCCCTACATATATACTTACAAATCATCAGGGGGAGATCCTAGGAGCTGTATCACTGGTTATGGATGAATATCATAAACTTGGTAAAAGAGCGCGTTTTCGAATCATTCATTCAGAAATCGAAGACATTCTATGCTATCAGCAGCTGCTACAGGCAGTTTTAAAACATACGACCGACCTAGATAAAGTTTTTCTGTTTATTCCAGTTACTAATAAAGTATTGATAGAAATGATTGAGGGCTTGAAATTTTCTTTGGAAAGATATGCGTTTGTCCTTTTGAGGGAGGACCTAAATGTACCTGAAATCAAGCTTCCGGAAGGTTATGAACTAAGGTCTTTTCAGCGGGGACTGGATGAAGAAAATTGGTCAAAGGTACGAAATGCAGCTTTTGCGACTCTTAAAGGTAGTGAAACACCGATTACAACGGAAGGTGTAACAAAACTGCTGAACGATGATGATTACCTTGAAGGGGGTATGATGCTCCTGTTCCATCAGGGGAAACCTGTAGGAGTGATTAGAGGAGCGGATGATGAATATGAAAATGACCCTATCATGAATATAGGACCGGTTGCGGTCACCCCTGAGTACCAAGGACGCGGCTTAGGAAGAATCCTGCTGAGGGCTGCCTTGCAGTTTGCCAAAGAAAAAGGTTATAAACGAACAATCCTTAGTGTGAACGGGGAGAATGAGCGGGCACAGGCTCTATATATACAGGAAGGTTTTAAACAGATAGAGGCCGTTGTCTGTTACCAATATTTTTTATAA
- a CDS encoding efflux RND transporter permease subunit, which translates to MWISDFSIRRPIFTLVTMFFVLIMGGVSLFNIPMKLIPEINPPVGVVVTTYPGASPEEVVEKVTKPLEENLATLPGIKTMTSTSREGANFILMQFSWATDIDEIQNEVLQRLDMTPLSDDVGKPRFLKFDPAMFPIIQLSLRSEKDETSLRELAEQLKLELAKVVGVASVNLSGASAQEVRVELDQEQLKRLQLSQSDIVDLIKANHISMPGDTILTEGKELTTRIISSIRSLETLKGLTVGANPLTGEKIKLQDISTVELTKLDDHTITRMNQKPSVLLSVLQQSDSNTAAVSKEFLKQLDKLLEKEKYKGIESEILFDQGEFIQMAIGNISTSLLVGGALAMAVLFLFLKNIKSPLIIGIAIPYSVIVTFVLMYFADFTLNIMTLGGLALGIGMLVDNSIVVIENIYRHLSMGKEPIVAAKDGTKEVGAAITASTLTTVSVFIPVVFITGLIGELFTEFALTISFSLFASLVVALTVVPMLASRLLKAPKKSYINRRHKNSWIKRIDKGVRWSLQHRGAVIIITLVCLGISIFGLTTVGTQFLPSTDEGFFSVRIKLENGAALTETEKVVAALEDQLKKEQEVDTFVSLIGTTQEGTFRGTMNANEGELYIKMKELEKRERTTFKFVDDVKDKLVKGAVAANPTAELSFIMQSSTGSSPHILSFSVRDTNPERLTQSVDTIFNRLKNLKEVNELTTDLMERVDEIQISVDREDALRNGLVPAQIARIVNDVTRGSRAAQMVSETGEIRSIFVQYDRKITSNLEHLKGLLVKKPKGGYVTLGEVSKFEVKTGPVDIQRINQQGAVQFTLKYKTTTNLGAISKKIEQEIDSLHLPEESEIVFSGEKELLDSSINELILAVILAVVFIYIVMAAQFESLKYPFVIMFSVPLMVIGVALALTSTLSPISLTVIIGVIVLAGIVVNNAIVIVDFINQKKEGGMVSYDAIVESVKDRARPIFMTSLTTILGLIPLALGIGEGTEINQPMGITVIGGMISSTLLTLFVIPVMYSIIDRGK; encoded by the coding sequence ATGTGGATTAGTGATTTTTCGATTAGGCGGCCGATTTTTACTCTTGTTACGATGTTTTTTGTTTTGATTATGGGAGGTGTTTCCCTTTTTAATATACCGATGAAGCTGATTCCGGAGATTAATCCCCCAGTAGGAGTGGTGGTTACTACTTATCCAGGTGCTAGTCCTGAGGAGGTGGTTGAGAAGGTAACGAAGCCTTTAGAAGAAAATCTGGCCACACTGCCTGGGATTAAAACCATGACCTCCACCTCCCGGGAAGGTGCGAATTTCATTTTAATGCAATTTTCCTGGGCGACGGATATTGATGAAATTCAAAATGAAGTTCTCCAGCGCCTTGATATGACACCGCTTTCTGATGATGTTGGCAAACCGCGGTTCTTGAAGTTTGACCCTGCCATGTTTCCGATTATCCAGCTGTCACTGCGTTCTGAAAAGGATGAAACGTCATTAAGGGAGCTAGCGGAACAATTGAAGCTCGAGCTAGCCAAGGTTGTCGGGGTGGCGAGTGTTAACCTTTCAGGTGCCTCCGCTCAAGAGGTAAGAGTTGAACTGGATCAAGAACAGCTGAAGAGACTTCAACTAAGTCAATCGGATATTGTTGACCTCATCAAAGCCAATCATATCTCGATGCCGGGTGATACGATTTTAACAGAAGGGAAGGAGCTTACAACCAGAATCATCAGCTCCATTCGTTCTCTTGAAACCCTTAAGGGTCTTACCGTAGGCGCCAATCCATTAACGGGTGAAAAAATAAAGCTTCAGGATATCAGCACTGTTGAATTAACGAAACTGGATGACCATACAATTACGAGGATGAATCAAAAACCATCGGTGCTTCTCAGTGTGCTGCAACAATCAGATTCCAATACGGCGGCGGTTTCGAAGGAGTTTCTTAAACAGCTGGACAAGCTTCTGGAAAAAGAAAAGTACAAAGGAATTGAATCAGAAATCCTTTTTGACCAAGGGGAATTTATCCAGATGGCTATCGGAAATATATCTACTTCTCTGCTCGTAGGCGGGGCATTGGCGATGGCGGTATTGTTCTTATTTTTAAAAAATATAAAAAGCCCGCTTATTATCGGAATTGCGATTCCGTATTCGGTTATTGTTACGTTTGTTCTGATGTACTTTGCAGATTTCACCTTAAACATTATGACTCTGGGGGGACTTGCGCTTGGAATCGGAATGCTGGTCGATAATTCGATTGTGGTCATTGAAAATATATACCGTCATCTTTCGATGGGAAAAGAACCAATTGTGGCAGCAAAGGACGGAACGAAAGAGGTAGGAGCGGCCATCACTGCGTCGACTTTAACCACAGTATCCGTTTTTATACCCGTGGTCTTTATTACCGGATTGATTGGGGAGTTATTTACTGAATTCGCACTGACGATTTCTTTTAGTTTATTCGCGTCACTGGTGGTGGCTTTGACAGTGGTGCCGATGCTTGCGAGCAGGCTATTAAAAGCACCAAAAAAGAGTTATATAAATAGGCGGCATAAAAACAGCTGGATAAAAAGAATTGATAAAGGTGTGCGCTGGTCACTTCAGCACCGTGGCGCAGTTATCATCATCACCCTCGTCTGTCTTGGTATTAGCATTTTTGGCTTGACGACAGTAGGAACACAATTTTTGCCGAGCACAGATGAGGGATTCTTTAGTGTTCGGATTAAGCTTGAAAATGGGGCTGCATTAACAGAAACCGAAAAGGTTGTTGCAGCCCTTGAGGACCAATTGAAAAAGGAACAAGAGGTCGATACCTTCGTAAGTTTAATTGGCACCACTCAAGAAGGGACCTTCAGGGGTACAATGAATGCCAATGAGGGTGAGCTTTATATTAAAATGAAGGAATTGGAGAAGCGGGAACGGACGACCTTCAAATTTGTTGATGATGTAAAAGACAAGTTAGTGAAGGGCGCCGTGGCAGCGAATCCGACTGCGGAGCTATCCTTTATTATGCAGTCCTCAACGGGATCTAGTCCGCATATACTTTCTTTTAGTGTTAGAGATACGAATCCAGAAAGACTAACCCAGTCTGTCGATACAATTTTTAATCGGTTGAAAAACTTAAAAGAAGTGAATGAATTAACCACGGATTTGATGGAAAGAGTGGATGAAATTCAGATAAGTGTGGACCGGGAGGATGCATTGAGAAATGGCTTAGTCCCTGCTCAGATTGCAAGGATTGTGAATGATGTGACTCGTGGTTCTAGGGCCGCGCAGATGGTTTCTGAAACTGGTGAAATTCGCAGTATTTTTGTTCAGTATGACCGGAAGATAACGAGTAATCTGGAACACCTCAAAGGTCTCCTGGTGAAAAAACCAAAAGGAGGATATGTGACCTTGGGTGAGGTTTCAAAGTTTGAAGTGAAAACCGGGCCCGTTGATATTCAAAGAATCAACCAGCAGGGTGCGGTGCAGTTTACCTTGAAATATAAAACAACCACTAATTTAGGTGCGATATCAAAGAAGATCGAGCAGGAGATTGACTCTCTTCACCTTCCAGAGGAGTCGGAGATTGTTTTTAGCGGTGAGAAGGAATTGCTTGATTCGTCCATCAATGAGTTGATCCTAGCGGTTATTCTTGCGGTTGTGTTTATCTATATTGTAATGGCTGCACAATTTGAATCTCTCAAGTACCCGTTTGTGATTATGTTTAGCGTGCCGTTAATGGTAATTGGAGTGGCACTCGCCTTGACTAGCACGTTGAGCCCTATTAGTCTGACTGTCATCATTGGGGTCATTGTACTCGCCGGTATTGTCGTCAACAATGCCATCGTCATCGTCGATTTTATCAATCAGAAAAAAGAAGGCGGAATGGTCTCCTATGACGCCATTGTAGAATCCGTAAAAGACCGGGCAAGACCAATTTTTATGACATCCCTCACCACCATCCTTGGACTCATCCCACTCGCCCTCGGAATCGGCGAAGGAACCGAAATCAACCAACCCATGGGAATAACCGTCATAGGAGGAATGATCAGTAGCACACTATTAACCCTGTTCGTCATCCCTGTAATGTATAGCATTATTGACCGTGGGAAATAA
- a CDS encoding aminotransferase → MKEHQHYLSDMVKELKPSGIRKFFDLAASIKGVISLGVGEPDFITPWSIREAAILSLEEGYTSYTANPGLLELRQEISAYLYRRFGVQYNPVDQVIVTAGASQAIDLTFRAILNPGDEVLIIEPAFVSYAPLVTLAGGKPIPVSTHHSNGFKLTPEQIENAITSRTKAILLCSPNNPTGTYLNKEELTKLAAVIEKHDLLVVSDEIYAELTYDEEYTSFASIEGMYERTILINGFSKGFAMTGWRLGFLAAPSSFTEQMVKILQYTTMCAPHMLQHGAIEALRNTYHEVESMRRSYRRRRNYIVQSLNNIGLECHTPGGAFYVFPSIKSTGMTSEQFAEELLLAEKVAVVPGSAFGESGEGYVRCSYATSLEQLQEAVKRIERFMNSLELKGNRAEELYSNN, encoded by the coding sequence ATGAAAGAACATCAACACTATTTATCGGATATGGTGAAAGAACTTAAACCATCTGGAATAAGGAAGTTCTTTGACCTGGCAGCTTCCATTAAAGGAGTCATTTCTTTAGGTGTCGGCGAGCCGGACTTTATTACCCCGTGGAGCATTCGGGAAGCAGCCATCCTCTCTTTAGAAGAAGGCTATACTTCCTATACGGCCAATCCCGGTTTACTAGAACTAAGACAGGAAATATCAGCCTACTTATATAGGCGATTTGGTGTGCAGTACAATCCTGTCGACCAAGTAATCGTGACCGCGGGTGCAAGCCAGGCGATTGACCTAACCTTCCGTGCGATATTAAACCCAGGAGACGAAGTATTAATTATTGAACCTGCTTTCGTTTCTTATGCACCTTTAGTCACCTTGGCAGGTGGAAAACCGATTCCGGTTTCAACACACCACAGCAATGGTTTTAAGCTGACACCGGAACAAATCGAAAACGCAATTACCAGTCGAACGAAAGCAATCCTGCTGTGTTCTCCAAATAATCCGACTGGTACATATTTGAACAAGGAAGAACTTACAAAACTTGCTGCTGTTATCGAAAAGCATGACCTGCTAGTCGTTTCTGATGAAATCTATGCAGAATTAACCTATGATGAAGAATATACTAGCTTCGCCTCCATTGAAGGTATGTATGAACGAACCATTTTAATCAACGGCTTCTCGAAAGGATTTGCGATGACTGGCTGGCGGCTGGGTTTCTTAGCAGCCCCATCATCATTTACAGAACAAATGGTAAAAATTTTACAATATACAACCATGTGCGCACCACATATGCTTCAGCATGGTGCCATTGAGGCGTTACGAAATACGTATCACGAAGTAGAAAGTATGAGAAGAAGCTACCGCAGAAGACGGAATTACATTGTCCAATCATTAAACAACATCGGGTTGGAATGCCATACTCCAGGCGGTGCATTCTATGTCTTTCCTTCTATTAAAAGTACCGGCATGACCTCTGAACAATTCGCAGAAGAGCTTTTACTAGCTGAAAAGGTAGCCGTCGTTCCGGGAAGTGCCTTTGGCGAGAGTGGCGAAGGCTATGTAAGATGCTCCTATGCCACTTCTTTGGAACAGCTTCAAGAAGCGGTAAAACGCATCGAACGGTTCATGAACTCATTGGAACTGAAGGGAAATCGTGCCGAAGAGCTATATTCTAATAACTAA
- a CDS encoding MOSC domain-containing protein: MQNREIIYLSRGLPKESVYKDEAYVSGIWKDQSDELLVGFDQIKGDQVANPEYHGGSDRVVCVYPFEHYAHWESVFDRKLTPSAFGENLTALGMKEDQVCIGDVFQIGNAVLQVSQGRYPCSTINKRNKNNLLLKRIIETGYTGYFFRVLEEGKITADSHIKKLFSHPEQITVSSVHHLYFHDRSPSVEVIDKILGVEELAGQWRKYLLDLKEKIQS, encoded by the coding sequence TTGCAAAATAGAGAGATTATTTATTTAAGCAGGGGTTTGCCTAAAGAGAGTGTCTATAAGGATGAAGCCTATGTGTCCGGAATTTGGAAGGACCAAAGTGATGAGCTTTTGGTGGGCTTTGATCAGATAAAGGGCGATCAGGTGGCGAACCCTGAGTACCATGGCGGTTCAGATCGAGTCGTCTGTGTCTATCCCTTCGAACATTATGCTCATTGGGAAAGTGTTTTTGACCGCAAATTAACCCCTTCTGCCTTTGGAGAAAATCTGACTGCTTTAGGCATGAAGGAAGACCAGGTTTGTATTGGCGATGTTTTTCAGATTGGAAATGCTGTCCTGCAGGTATCTCAAGGGCGCTATCCCTGCTCCACCATCAATAAACGCAATAAAAACAACCTTCTTTTAAAAAGAATTATCGAAACAGGATATACGGGGTATTTCTTCAGGGTGCTGGAGGAAGGGAAAATCACAGCGGATTCTCATATAAAAAAGCTGTTTTCACATCCTGAGCAAATCACTGTTTCCTCCGTCCATCATCTCTACTTCCATGACCGATCTCCGTCTGTTGAAGTGATAGATAAGATATTGGGTGTGGAGGAGCTTGCAGGGCAATGGCGGAAGTATCTCCTTGATTTAAAAGAGAAAATTCAGAGCTGA
- a CDS encoding ATP-binding protein: MKILGQITLVLISVLFSSFQTIVEHERFFTVDFLIFTVIAWLVGWQYDRARFFGKKARASEESYKQLLDSLPRAVIIHQDNKIIYVNKEAVTTIGAKSKEDIIDTSIKNYLFPEYTERLNERMKQVKKETHPLNNIEYKFKRLDGTVFVFESASMHITFEGKEAVLSIGRDVTERKEQTEQLLQKSEKLALLGQMAAGIAHEIRNPLTSIKGFIQLFKTEQHRKEYYDIVLSELDRINDIVGEFLVLAKPTAAVFAEKDIKELIKDVVTLINTQSILNNVQIFVEFECELPRISCEENQLKQVFLNLLKNAIEAMPSGGNIDVKVKEKEEGKISIQIIDQGIGIPKERIPTLGEPFYTTKEKGTGLGLMTCFKIIESHNGELTIESEINEGTTIEIILPTITQRVFSLS; this comes from the coding sequence ATGAAAATATTAGGCCAAATTACGTTAGTGTTAATATCGGTACTTTTTTCTAGCTTTCAAACCATCGTGGAGCATGAACGTTTCTTTACAGTAGACTTTCTTATTTTCACAGTGATTGCCTGGCTGGTTGGGTGGCAATATGACCGGGCACGTTTCTTTGGAAAAAAGGCTCGAGCTAGTGAAGAAAGCTATAAACAGTTGTTAGATTCTTTGCCAAGGGCCGTAATCATTCACCAAGATAATAAGATTATCTATGTCAATAAGGAAGCCGTAACGACGATTGGTGCTAAGAGTAAGGAAGATATAATTGATACCTCTATTAAAAATTACCTTTTTCCAGAATATACAGAACGCCTGAACGAACGGATGAAACAAGTAAAAAAGGAAACCCATCCTTTAAACAATATTGAATACAAATTTAAAAGATTAGACGGTACTGTATTTGTCTTTGAAAGCGCCTCTATGCACATAACGTTTGAAGGAAAAGAAGCGGTTCTGTCAATCGGGAGAGATGTCACGGAAAGAAAAGAACAAACGGAACAACTCCTGCAAAAATCTGAAAAATTGGCACTTCTCGGTCAAATGGCTGCTGGCATTGCCCATGAAATCCGCAACCCTCTTACCTCAATTAAAGGGTTCATTCAGCTATTTAAAACCGAACAGCATCGAAAGGAATATTATGATATTGTGTTATCTGAGCTTGATCGTATCAATGACATAGTTGGCGAATTCCTCGTGCTCGCAAAACCCACGGCTGCTGTTTTTGCGGAGAAAGATATCAAGGAACTAATTAAAGATGTTGTCACCTTAATTAATACACAATCTATTCTAAACAACGTTCAAATTTTCGTTGAATTTGAATGTGAATTACCCAGGATCAGCTGTGAGGAAAACCAATTAAAGCAGGTCTTTTTAAATCTTCTAAAAAATGCTATAGAAGCTATGCCTAGCGGCGGAAACATTGATGTGAAGGTAAAGGAAAAGGAAGAAGGAAAAATTTCTATCCAGATTATCGATCAGGGCATTGGCATTCCAAAAGAACGGATTCCGACACTCGGTGAACCATTTTATACAACAAAAGAAAAAGGAACGGGCCTCGGGCTGATGACGTGTTTTAAAATAATTGAAAGCCATAACGGAGAATTAACGATTGAAAGTGAAATAAATGAAGGTACCACCATCGAAATTATTTTACCAACCATCACGCAGCGAGTCTTTAGCCTATCATAA
- a CDS encoding SPOR domain-containing protein: MYKVFAGSFKLRENAQERVAFLLSKGIQSFIVPTTISGETWYRVQAGSFSSRVNAENRVTEINKSTGITAFIAAENQSSSPYSDFRSMSSPTVTPTDTASPSQPPSPSANQQNPSSILGPTLLTAEQMNQYVRKINPNAPQLGSSYKTIGEYYGIRGDVAFAQATLETDYFRFTGDVRNGQNNFAGIGATGGGARGASFKTPQDGVLAQFQHLYAYATTAPLPNRYPLVDPRFHLVNRGSATTWTALNGKWAVPGTTYGQSILNLYQKMAQA; the protein is encoded by the coding sequence ATGTACAAAGTATTTGCCGGATCTTTCAAATTAAGAGAAAATGCACAAGAGCGCGTAGCCTTCCTGCTTTCAAAAGGTATTCAATCCTTTATCGTACCAACAACCATCTCTGGTGAAACCTGGTACCGGGTACAGGCAGGTTCCTTTTCCAGCAGGGTAAATGCTGAAAATCGAGTAACAGAAATTAATAAATCGACTGGAATTACTGCCTTCATTGCAGCGGAAAACCAAAGCTCAAGTCCATATTCTGATTTCAGATCAATGTCTAGTCCAACAGTAACACCAACAGATACAGCAAGTCCAAGCCAGCCCCCCAGCCCCTCCGCGAATCAACAAAATCCATCCTCTATACTAGGACCAACCTTGCTCACCGCAGAACAAATGAATCAATATGTGAGAAAGATAAATCCCAATGCACCACAACTCGGAAGTTCTTATAAAACAATTGGCGAGTATTATGGAATTAGAGGAGACGTTGCTTTTGCACAAGCCACGCTCGAAACAGACTATTTTCGGTTTACAGGGGATGTAAGGAATGGGCAAAATAACTTCGCTGGAATCGGAGCTACCGGCGGTGGTGCTCGAGGCGCTTCCTTTAAGACACCTCAAGATGGTGTTCTTGCACAATTCCAGCATTTATATGCCTATGCAACAACTGCACCGTTACCAAATCGATACCCGTTGGTAGATCCCCGTTTTCATCTTGTAAATAGAGGGTCTGCCACAACATGGACCGCTTTAAACGGAAAATGGGCTGTACCAGGTACCACCTATGGACAATCAATCTTAAACTTGTATCAAAAAATGGCACAAGCTTAA
- a CDS encoding DMT family transporter yields MNQQDNSRSIVLPLTISIIAISFSAIFVKWSDAPASILSMYRMMFASLLMLPIVWKNREEFKKITSTDWIFLFFSGLFLALHFVLWFGSLKLTTVASSTIILALQPIVSLVGGYFLFKERTTPSALMTMGIAIIGAMMIGWGDFALSQDAILGDILSFLSVIAVVGYLMIGQSIVKKVSHWIYSFCVFFIATIILSIYNLSTSVDFGGYPAKEWGIFLLLATVPTISHIINNWLLNYVNATTISMSILGEPVGATILAVLMLGEQLANWQIAGGMLVLLGVFFFLMQQQKKFQIKGTVKSGT; encoded by the coding sequence ATGAACCAGCAAGATAATTCCCGCTCTATTGTCTTACCGCTCACCATTTCGATTATTGCGATATCATTTTCTGCAATCTTTGTAAAATGGTCAGATGCACCTGCTTCGATTTTAAGTATGTACCGTATGATGTTTGCAAGTCTTTTAATGCTTCCAATCGTTTGGAAGAACCGTGAAGAATTTAAAAAAATAACAAGCACAGATTGGATCTTTTTATTTTTTTCAGGTCTCTTTTTAGCATTACATTTTGTCCTTTGGTTCGGTTCGTTAAAATTAACAACCGTTGCAAGTTCAACGATTATCCTCGCGCTTCAGCCAATTGTCTCCCTGGTCGGCGGTTACTTCCTATTTAAGGAACGCACCACTCCTTCCGCACTGATGACAATGGGAATTGCGATTATTGGGGCGATGATGATTGGCTGGGGTGATTTTGCTTTAAGTCAGGACGCCATCCTCGGGGATATCCTTTCCTTTTTAAGCGTCATCGCGGTAGTTGGCTACTTAATGATTGGCCAAAGCATTGTGAAAAAAGTATCCCACTGGATTTATAGCTTTTGTGTGTTTTTCATTGCAACGATTATTCTATCAATCTATAACCTAAGTACAAGTGTTGATTTTGGCGGTTATCCAGCCAAGGAATGGGGAATATTCCTTTTACTTGCTACCGTTCCAACAATCAGCCATATCATCAATAACTGGCTCTTAAACTATGTCAATGCGACCACCATTTCAATGAGTATTTTAGGAGAACCTGTAGGTGCAACGATATTAGCAGTTTTGATGCTCGGTGAACAACTTGCCAACTGGCAAATAGCCGGCGGAATGCTCGTTCTCCTCGGTGTCTTCTTCTTCTTAATGCAGCAGCAAAAAAAGTTTCAAATAAAAGGGACCGTAAAAAGCGGGACTTAA
- a CDS encoding ester cyclase — protein sequence MVGTEKKVTAERWFQEYFTRGKLDVLDELTTPDFLYHSRNGDNSREKMKEFMTWYRSVFQDDKWVIDDLIEQGNKLVVRYTGWMTYKGGWFNIPSANQRVKETGIMIFTFEDGKVKELWCENSDAAILYELGALTQNTHKVF from the coding sequence ATGGTTGGCACCGAAAAAAAGGTAACCGCTGAAAGATGGTTTCAAGAGTACTTTACTAGGGGTAAATTAGATGTTTTAGATGAACTGACAACACCTGACTTTTTATATCACTCTAGAAATGGTGATAACTCTAGAGAAAAGATGAAGGAGTTCATGACATGGTATCGTTCCGTTTTTCAGGATGATAAATGGGTGATCGATGACTTAATTGAGCAAGGAAATAAATTAGTCGTTCGTTACACCGGCTGGATGACCTATAAGGGCGGTTGGTTCAATATCCCTTCAGCGAATCAGCGTGTAAAGGAAACCGGCATCATGATATTTACTTTTGAAGATGGAAAAGTGAAAGAGCTTTGGTGTGAAAATAGTGACGCTGCAATTCTCTATGAATTAGGGGCATTAACCCAAAATACACATAAAGTTTTTTAA